In a single window of the bacterium genome:
- a CDS encoding PD40 domain-containing protein, with protein sequence MSKVTMLGICVLMIASLAVAQTADSLWYEGETHMRNVKQLTFGGENAEAYFSADGKWLVYQATRDSFDCDQIFTYNLESGESKLVSTGTGATTCSFFVPGQDELVFCSTHEHGAECPLKPDRSLGYVWGLFEFDVYKCKTDGSGLVRLTNEKGYDAEAAVSPDGKEIVFTSGRDGDLELYKMNIDGSNVTRLTHTVGYDGGPFFSPDGKHIIYRAFHPKTADEFARWQTLWANQAVSPVRLEIWIMDTDGNNQRQVTNLNSASFCPYVHPSGEWVMFTTTYADSMGNRRMPNFDLFRIKPDGSNLERLTYGPTFDGFPMWSYDGKKIVWASNRGKHEKTSETNIFIADWVE encoded by the coding sequence ATGAGCAAGGTAACCATGCTGGGGATATGCGTCTTGATGATCGCGTCGCTGGCCGTCGCGCAAACCGCCGATTCACTCTGGTACGAAGGCGAAACGCACATGCGGAACGTCAAACAATTGACATTCGGCGGCGAGAATGCCGAAGCCTACTTCTCCGCCGACGGAAAGTGGTTGGTCTATCAGGCGACGCGGGACAGCTTTGACTGCGATCAGATCTTCACATATAATCTCGAATCGGGCGAATCAAAACTGGTCAGCACAGGCACGGGTGCGACAACGTGTTCGTTCTTCGTGCCGGGCCAGGATGAACTCGTGTTCTGCTCGACGCATGAACACGGCGCGGAATGTCCGCTGAAGCCGGACCGCAGTCTGGGTTACGTGTGGGGTCTGTTTGAGTTTGACGTGTATAAATGCAAAACGGACGGCTCGGGGCTCGTGCGGCTGACCAATGAAAAGGGCTACGATGCCGAGGCTGCGGTCTCGCCCGACGGCAAGGAGATTGTGTTTACGTCGGGCCGCGACGGAGATCTCGAACTCTATAAAATGAATATTGACGGCTCCAACGTCACGCGCCTGACGCATACTGTCGGCTATGACGGCGGACCGTTCTTCTCGCCCGACGGCAAGCATATTATCTATCGCGCCTTTCATCCCAAGACCGCCGACGAATTCGCGCGCTGGCAAACGCTGTGGGCCAATCAGGCTGTGTCGCCCGTCCGCTTGGAAATCTGGATCATGGACACCGACGGCAACAACCAACGGCAGGTTACAAATCTCAACTCCGCGAGCTTCTGTCCGTACGTTCATCCCTCCGGTGAGTGGGTGATGTTTACCACAACCTATGCCGATAGTATGGGCAACCGTCGCATGCCTAACTTCGACCTGTTCCGCATCAAGCCTGACGGGTCAAACCTCGAACGCCTCACCTACGGCCCAACCTTTGACGGCTTCCCCAT
- a CDS encoding M20/M25/M40 family metallo-hydrolase, which translates to MLLVDGPLYADTSEVEELAAPATNEAYIDCGMPVLRITRAAVARLFPEFELDKLQRSIDSNTQPRSLDVVEDSVTLSTDLSREEVDVKNVAGILRGGDNILVVGAHYDHLGYGQSGSLDEKLNVIHNGADDNASGVAGMLETASMLKAQPLNATVLFVAFTAEETGLGGSGHLVKNFPLPFENVRLMLNLDMVGRLNEKNDFTVLSCKSAEELADLVTRAAVGTGLNITCKGDGYGPSDHMNFYLAEKPVLFFFTGAHADYHKSTDDAELVNYDGEAKVVQLAVNVLRELDAAASPLTYVKATEPAEQGGGSFRVYFGSIPDYAQPDSLIGVLLSGTKEGGPAALAGIKGGDLLVRMGKVTLNNIYDFVFALRTYAPGDTVDVEYVREGKHELANVVLKTPPMKH; encoded by the coding sequence ATGCTGCTCGTGGACGGACCGCTCTATGCCGACACCTCCGAAGTCGAAGAGTTGGCAGCGCCCGCGACCAATGAAGCCTATATTGACTGCGGAATGCCCGTGCTGCGCATTACTCGCGCCGCCGTGGCCAGGTTATTTCCCGAGTTTGAGCTCGACAAACTACAGCGTTCGATTGACTCCAACACGCAGCCCCGCAGCCTTGACGTCGTCGAAGACTCCGTCACGTTATCCACCGACCTCTCGCGCGAAGAAGTAGACGTCAAAAACGTCGCCGGTATTCTGCGCGGCGGCGATAACATTCTGGTCGTCGGCGCGCACTACGACCATTTGGGCTACGGTCAAAGCGGAAGCCTCGACGAGAAGCTCAACGTCATTCACAACGGCGCGGACGACAACGCCAGCGGTGTTGCGGGTATGCTGGAAACAGCGAGCATGCTCAAGGCCCAGCCGCTCAACGCGACCGTGCTGTTTGTGGCTTTCACCGCCGAAGAAACCGGATTGGGTGGCAGCGGTCATTTGGTGAAGAACTTCCCCTTGCCGTTCGAAAATGTCCGTCTGATGCTCAATCTTGACATGGTGGGCCGCTTGAATGAAAAGAACGATTTCACAGTTCTCTCGTGTAAGTCAGCCGAAGAGCTTGCCGACCTCGTCACACGCGCCGCAGTCGGAACCGGCCTCAACATCACCTGTAAAGGCGATGGATACGGACCGTCGGATCACATGAATTTCTACCTCGCGGAAAAGCCCGTGCTGTTTTTCTTCACCGGCGCGCATGCGGACTATCATAAGTCCACGGATGACGCCGAGTTGGTAAATTATGACGGTGAAGCGAAGGTCGTGCAACTGGCGGTCAATGTCTTGCGCGAATTAGACGCGGCCGCGAGTCCGTTGACGTACGTGAAGGCGACCGAACCCGCGGAGCAAGGCGGCGGCAGCTTCCGCGTCTATTTCGGCTCGATTCCCGATTACGCGCAGCCGGATTCGCTCATCGGTGTGCTGCTCTCCGGCACGAAAGAGGGCGGTCCCGCCGCGCTCGCGGGTATCAAAGGCGGCGACCTGCTCGTGCGCATGGGCAAGGTGACCTTGAACAATATCTACGATTTCGTCTTTGCGCTGCGCACCTACGCGCCGGGTGACACGGTGGATGTGGAATACGTGCGCGAGGGCAAGCATGAACTGGCCAATGTCGTGCTGAAGACGCCGCCGATGAAGCATTAG